One genomic region from Rhabdothermincola sediminis encodes:
- a CDS encoding SDR family NAD(P)-dependent oxidoreductase: protein MTGDKGRLAGKVVLVTGAASGIGAACVHRFHGEGAIVAGLDVAEVSASPVDVMPVDVRDEEAVQDAIDELAARHGRLDGVVNAAGVAGGGAAHTLDRQEWDRVLDVNLTGTWLVCKHAIAAMLRQEPVDGERGAIVNLASVEGLEGTAGGSAYNASKGGVVMLTKNLAIDYGGQGVRANAICPGFIETPLTESVYSSAGMEAVREQVRREHKLGRLGRPEEVAAVALFLISADASFVTGHALVVDGGYTAGRDHGVTELLGL from the coding sequence ATGACCGGTGACAAGGGTCGGTTGGCCGGGAAGGTGGTCCTGGTCACGGGCGCGGCGTCGGGGATCGGCGCGGCGTGCGTCCATCGGTTCCACGGGGAAGGCGCGATCGTGGCAGGCCTCGACGTGGCGGAGGTCAGCGCATCGCCGGTCGACGTCATGCCGGTCGACGTCCGTGACGAGGAGGCCGTCCAGGACGCGATCGACGAGCTCGCCGCTCGTCACGGGAGGCTCGACGGGGTGGTGAACGCGGCCGGTGTGGCCGGTGGTGGCGCGGCTCACACGCTGGATCGCCAGGAGTGGGATCGGGTCCTGGATGTGAACCTCACGGGCACCTGGCTGGTGTGCAAGCACGCGATCGCGGCCATGCTCCGCCAGGAGCCCGTCGACGGGGAGCGGGGAGCGATCGTCAACCTGGCGAGCGTCGAAGGTCTCGAAGGCACCGCTGGCGGCAGCGCCTACAACGCGTCCAAGGGCGGGGTGGTGATGCTCACCAAGAACCTCGCCATCGACTACGGCGGCCAGGGGGTACGAGCCAATGCGATCTGCCCCGGCTTCATCGAGACGCCGCTGACCGAGTCCGTCTACTCCTCGGCTGGCATGGAAGCGGTGCGTGAGCAGGTCCGGCGTGAGCACAAGCTCGGGCGCCTAGGCCGGCCCGAGGAGGTGGCTGCCGTGGCGCTGTTCCTGATCTCCGCGGACGCGTCGTTCGTGACCGGTCACGCACTGGTGGTGGACGGCGGATACACGGCCGGTCGCGATCACGGCGTCACGGAGCTGCTAGGCCTGTAG
- a CDS encoding TetR/AcrR family transcriptional regulator, with protein MRQEILDTALRLMAQRGYTATSMRALAEACGCNVAILYRHFPSKEAILEAIVEQRRERVFQGRAPVRRGRDDEATLTRLLVALLDRDVEYEYIYRIMLGEGMRSNPAAVKARDELWRSTERAYRRWIVELFPQLTGSSRVGPLARTLRTLVQGTYGELVMVPPEARARALRRRSRELAGVLAPALVVDPRGSTRRAR; from the coding sequence GTGCGCCAGGAGATCCTCGACACCGCGCTGCGGCTCATGGCGCAACGTGGCTACACGGCGACGTCGATGCGGGCCCTGGCCGAGGCGTGCGGCTGCAACGTGGCCATCCTCTACCGCCATTTCCCGTCCAAGGAGGCGATTCTCGAAGCGATCGTCGAGCAGCGCCGTGAACGCGTGTTCCAGGGGCGGGCCCCGGTCCGGCGGGGACGAGACGACGAGGCGACCCTGACCCGGTTGCTGGTCGCCCTCCTCGATCGGGACGTCGAATACGAGTACATCTACCGGATCATGCTGGGTGAGGGCATGCGCTCGAATCCGGCTGCCGTCAAGGCCCGGGACGAGCTGTGGCGCTCGACCGAGCGGGCTTATCGGCGGTGGATCGTCGAGCTGTTCCCGCAGTTGACGGGCAGCTCCCGGGTGGGCCCGCTGGCACGGACGCTTCGTACCCTGGTGCAGGGCACCTACGGCGAGTTGGTGATGGTGCCACCCGAGGCTCGAGCACGTGCTCTGCGGCGCCGGTCCCGCGAGCTGGCCGGGGTGCTCGCGCCTGCGCTGGTGGTTGACCCTAGAGGTAGTACACGACGAGCTCGGTGA
- a CDS encoding nuclear transport factor 2 family protein, giving the protein MSGPDALARRAAQRYVDAVNDADGERLLALFDEHATLLHPTGRYEGHASIRRFYEEIVFAGRARLRPGRLVAEDRTAMLEFFATSPLADADAAPLRTLDVFTVDGNGAITELVVYYL; this is encoded by the coding sequence ATGAGCGGGCCCGACGCCCTGGCTCGCCGGGCCGCCCAGCGCTACGTCGACGCGGTGAACGACGCCGACGGCGAGCGCCTCCTCGCGCTCTTCGACGAGCACGCCACCCTGCTGCACCCGACCGGGCGCTACGAGGGTCACGCGTCGATCCGCCGCTTCTACGAGGAGATCGTCTTCGCTGGACGAGCGAGGCTACGACCCGGGCGGCTGGTGGCCGAGGACCGCACCGCCATGCTCGAGTTCTTCGCCACCAGCCCGCTCGCCGACGCCGACGCCGCGCCCCTCCGCACGCTGGACGTGTTCACCGTGGACGGCAACGGGGCCATCACCGAGCTCGTCGTGTACTACCTCTAG
- a CDS encoding cytochrome P450, which produces MRPAIDLTDLDSFAQGFPHDVFTELRREAPVWWHPPTEHTPDGEGFWVVSRHPDIVAIASDGDTFSSHTGGGREGGGTLIEDLPSGFAAGVLLNMMDDPRHQQIRKVVTPAVTPRALRAMEPELRARTELIVDAAVGAESCDFLLDVAAELPLQAAARLMGVPQDDRHRLFEWANATLDYDGRELGEQDDRATAASAAMFEYGTWLIDQKRATPDDGIISAVVHASFLTDLELQMFFNLLIAAGSETTRNSIAVGMLALIEHPDQWEALRNDRSLMPTAVEEILRWASSTTYNRRTATRDVTVRDQDIAAGDKVTLWWASANRDEEVFPDPFRFDVAREPNRHLAFGHGGHFCLGANLARLEIRLVFEALLDRVRACELAGPVEWTRSNKHTGVRHMPVRFLG; this is translated from the coding sequence ATGCGACCGGCGATCGACCTCACCGACCTCGACTCGTTCGCGCAGGGCTTCCCCCACGACGTGTTCACCGAGCTCCGCCGCGAGGCGCCCGTCTGGTGGCACCCCCCGACCGAGCACACCCCCGACGGCGAGGGATTCTGGGTGGTCTCCCGCCACCCGGACATCGTCGCGATCGCGTCCGACGGCGATACGTTCTCCTCCCACACAGGCGGCGGGCGGGAAGGCGGAGGAACCCTCATCGAAGACCTCCCCTCCGGCTTCGCGGCGGGCGTGCTCCTCAACATGATGGACGATCCCCGCCATCAGCAGATCCGCAAGGTCGTCACCCCGGCGGTGACCCCCAGGGCGCTTCGGGCCATGGAGCCCGAGCTGCGGGCGCGCACCGAGTTGATCGTCGACGCCGCGGTGGGAGCGGAATCGTGTGACTTCCTCCTCGACGTCGCGGCCGAGCTGCCGCTGCAGGCCGCGGCCCGCCTCATGGGGGTGCCACAGGACGATCGCCACCGGCTCTTCGAGTGGGCCAATGCGACTCTCGACTACGACGGGCGGGAGCTCGGCGAGCAGGACGACCGGGCGACGGCCGCGTCGGCCGCGATGTTCGAGTACGGCACCTGGCTCATCGACCAAAAGCGCGCCACTCCTGACGACGGCATCATCTCCGCAGTCGTTCACGCGAGCTTCCTCACCGACCTCGAGCTGCAGATGTTCTTCAACCTGCTCATCGCGGCCGGGAGCGAGACCACCCGCAACTCGATCGCGGTCGGCATGCTGGCACTCATCGAGCATCCGGATCAGTGGGAGGCGCTGCGCAACGACCGATCGCTGATGCCCACCGCGGTGGAGGAGATCCTGCGGTGGGCCTCCTCGACCACCTACAACCGCCGGACCGCGACCCGCGACGTGACCGTTCGCGATCAGGACATCGCTGCTGGCGACAAGGTCACGCTGTGGTGGGCATCGGCCAACCGCGACGAGGAGGTCTTCCCCGACCCCTTCCGCTTCGACGTGGCCCGGGAGCCGAACCGCCATCTCGCCTTCGGCCACGGCGGGCACTTCTGTCTCGGGGCGAATCTGGCCCGGCTCGAGATCCGGTTGGTCTTCGAGGCCCTGCTCGACCGGGTGCGGGCCTGCGAGCTGGCCGGACCCGTGGAATGGACGCGCTCGAACAAGCACACCGGTGTGCGGCACATGCCCGTGAGGTTCCTCGGATGA
- a CDS encoding YibE/F family protein, with product MTTGHDHHGGVLLELPERRWQLSHTVLTAAVAIGVLALVGLMVWWPRGEGPVLNPGGTPLRYVDAIVQSVTIEECPGLEASGALTDCQRVTAATADGDTARFTIFATDFDKPTLVAGDRVVLARNPFAPSEYRYSFSDFQRTQPLLLLGVLFVVAVVLFGRWQGVRALAGIVVSFVVLLAFLLPSLLRGNPALPVALVATVIIAFLALYLAHGVRLTTTVALVGTLASLAVIAVLGQAFVGFTRLTGLTGEEAQILRITAEAVDLRGLLVAGIVVGALGVLDDVTVTQVSAVVQLRRANPSMSRVELYRSALKIGRDHIASTVNTLVLAYAGASLPILLLYAEAGQPWARVTAGELVAMEIVRTLVGSIGLIVAVPITTALAAVLLSPRPTATTAAATTSGATT from the coding sequence ATGACGACCGGTCACGACCATCACGGCGGCGTCCTCCTCGAGCTCCCCGAGCGGCGCTGGCAACTGAGTCACACCGTTCTCACGGCCGCCGTCGCCATCGGCGTGCTCGCGCTGGTGGGGCTGATGGTCTGGTGGCCGCGCGGGGAAGGCCCCGTGTTGAACCCTGGTGGCACCCCCCTCCGCTACGTCGACGCCATCGTCCAGTCGGTCACGATCGAGGAGTGCCCCGGTCTCGAGGCGAGCGGGGCACTCACCGACTGCCAGCGGGTCACCGCCGCCACCGCCGACGGGGACACCGCCCGCTTCACGATCTTCGCCACGGACTTCGACAAGCCGACCCTCGTGGCCGGGGATCGGGTGGTGCTCGCGCGCAACCCGTTCGCACCTTCCGAGTATCGCTACAGCTTCTCGGACTTCCAGCGCACGCAACCGCTGCTCCTGCTCGGCGTGCTGTTCGTCGTCGCGGTGGTGCTGTTCGGGCGGTGGCAGGGTGTGCGCGCCCTGGCCGGCATCGTGGTGAGCTTCGTGGTCCTGCTCGCCTTCCTCCTCCCGTCGCTCCTCCGCGGGAATCCCGCCCTCCCCGTCGCCCTGGTGGCGACGGTGATCATCGCCTTCCTCGCCCTGTACCTGGCTCACGGCGTGCGCCTGACCACGACCGTCGCTCTGGTCGGAACGCTGGCCAGCCTCGCCGTGATCGCGGTGCTCGGGCAGGCCTTCGTCGGCTTCACCCGGTTGACCGGTCTCACCGGTGAGGAAGCGCAGATCCTGCGGATCACCGCCGAGGCGGTCGACCTACGTGGATTGCTGGTGGCCGGCATCGTCGTCGGAGCCCTCGGGGTGCTCGACGACGTGACCGTCACGCAGGTCTCCGCGGTGGTGCAGCTCCGGCGGGCGAACCCATCCATGTCGAGGGTGGAGCTCTACCGCTCGGCGTTGAAGATCGGCCGTGACCACATCGCATCCACCGTCAACACGCTCGTGCTGGCCTACGCCGGGGCGTCGCTGCCGATCCTGCTGCTGTATGCGGAGGCCGGGCAGCCCTGGGCTCGGGTGACCGCGGGGGAGCTGGTGGCGATGGAGATCGTGAGGACCCTCGTGGGCTCCATCGGCTTGATCGTCGCGGTGCCGATCACCACCGCGCTCGCCGCGGTGCTCCTCTCACCACGACCCACCGCCACCACCGCCGCCGCCACCACCAGCGGAGCCACCACTTGA